CGTAGATTATCTGTTTATAACACATTTACATATCGGTACGTAGACAATCTATTTGTTTAAATACCGGCACATAGATAAtctgtttgtttacatacagacaggtaaataatttgtttgtttataatatttctACATACGGGTACCTAGATACGGTAATCTGTTtgtttataaaacttttacatacagataCCTATATATAGATAATCTGTTTACATTCCGGCGCGTAGATAATCCGTTGTTTACATACCGGCACGTATAtctgtttgtttacataccGGTACGTAGATAATCTGTTTGTTTAAAAAACTTCTATATATCAGTATCTAGATAAtctgtttgtttacataccGGCACGTAGATAATATGTTTgcttataaaacttttacataccgTCACGTAGGTAATATGtttgtttataaaacatttgCATACCCGTACGTAGATAATCTGtttgtttataaaacatttacacacCGGTACGTAGATAATCTGtttgtttataaaacatttacataccGGCACGTAGATAATCTGTTtgtttataaaacttttacataccgGCACGTAGATAATCTGTTtgtttataaaacttttacatactgTCACGTAGATAATCTGTTTATAAAACGTTTACATACCGGCACGTAGATAATctgtttataaaacatttacataccGGCACGTAGATAATATGTttggttataaaacttttacatatcCGTACGTAGATAATATGTTTACATACCGGCACGTAGATAAtctgtttgtttacatacaggCACGTAAATAATCTGTTagtttataaaacttttacagaCTTGTACGTAGGTAAtctgtttgtttacatactggTACCTAGATGATCTGTTTATAAAACCTTTACAGACAGTTGCGTAGATAATCTGTTATTTAACATTCCCCAAAACACGCTCAAAACTACAATTTTTTACAAATAGAACTGGATTTTTTGAAGGGTTAATTCCTTCCTATATCAACAAATTAATTGcagttttcttttaaaaatatagattttcATTAGTTTGGGCAATGggtctttttagctcacctaagcagAAGGCTCATGTGTGGTTTTAtgatcaaattctattcatatatTTTTCACTTCTCAGAACCAATGGGGCATTTTTTTTCCAACCGGACTTGCTACAAAGTGTCCTTGGTTGAACAGGATTCATATTCGTTAAAATGAACAACAATGTCTTTCTCTAGGGGGAAATAACAGGGACACGGTGAAAAATAAGGTGGATGTTTCAAATTCTGCTTTATTCAATACCAAGAGTTGTAACAATACTGCTCAGAACAAATACCTTACAAGTGCAGACTATACAGGACAATACAATATTTCAGATTGGAACCTTGTAGCACAATTGTATCAGTTACCAGGGTATTCgttttatatttgaaaagaaagCAGCAAATCATTCCTAGATATACACATTACATGCTACTTTGATGGTTCTTAAATATGTCTCAGGTATCATACAGGCATAGATTGGAAgattttatatttgacatgcaaaaaattgcaatatGCCACATAACAATTGAAGTAACAGTAAGGGCGAGTTCGATTGCCCCTGAATCAGCATTTGGTCAGTTCAGTCATGTGGTTGTTGATCTTATGCTGTGACGTGAGCGTGGGCACATTGGCTCATGCTATTTCCCTAGTTTCTTtatatactgtggaatcattttaattcgtgtgggccaatgttcgtgggtagacaaaattttgctggtttgtggggacgtaattttgtGGGTGAGCGATACAATGTCActaggaaagataactctgattgatttaaaaaatgtttgaggacacgtaaattcatGGGCAAGAGTGACCtacgaaatccacgaacatcaattccccacgaacaatgatgattccacagtaaatatcaggaACGCCTCCTCATGTAATGTAATCTTCAGATTGTTCTAACTATGACTCCTGGGGCTCAATATTAGACCACAAAGCAGGGTTTAAAGCTCATCATTAATGAAGCAAATGTTGGAACCAAAATTGAAAACtgtaaatatttcttaaacaatgattattaattataatttgagtcatgaccttgtgacctcaaaataggGATCATTTGCTCCTTAGGTAGAATCACTGTACCatgtttaatgtctgtcaacaaaaaagggttctcaagatattgagcagacaatatcttactgTGTCCAGTGgcattttgacccttgaccttgtgaccctaATATGTTTGgttctgtcaagcaaagggttcatAAGATATTGAGCGGTCCACAGACCACTTTTATTTCTGTGGCAATTTTGATTCGGCATAATTGAATTGTGTGCTCCTTCTTGtgtaaatttctgaatttcatCTCTGAACagtaaatacaatgtacacaaaAAGGATAAGATTGTACAACTAAAATCCAGTATAGAAGGTAGGTGAGCAGAGACTGACTATAAAATCATACACAAACTTCATGTTGAATCAAAATGGTTTATTGTTAACTCTGAACTGTCTTTAACTTGGCCAAACCATCAGCATATTGAAACTGTGCACTGTTCTCGTATTCACTGATATCTAGTGCCACAAGACAGCTCTCTTTAACCACTCGTTCATTGTCTTTCAGGTATTCCTCTAACATCCTGGTGCATTCTGGGGTAGCAATAGATCCAAGGGCCTCCGCACACTCATGTCTCACCATGGGGTTCTCCTCCCTATCCTGAAGGTTAGTTTTTAGTTCATCTACACAAGCATCACTCTGAATTTGACCAAGGACATAAGCAATTTCATGGCGAAATAGGGCACTGGTACATTTGAGCCCTgcaatcaaataaaaattctatTGCATTACAGGTATAAGGTAAGTGCAAAACATTCATCAAACTTgaattacattttgtattttaaaatagcAACTTGAAGAAAACGTGCAattttattattaatgtgaGATCCATTATTATTAGTTTTATTGCATAATGGATGCTCTTACATAAGCCTTAAAGGCTTTTCTTAATACCAACGACTGAGAAGAAAGTTTAAATgaggatacatgtatgtgcatttgCAATAATGCTTCAGTATTCctttgttatatttacataCCAAAACAAAATAGCTTCAACTTTCAATGAAGTTTTTTGGAGGTGTAAGGTCATAAGATCAGATACTGATTCAAATCatacaataaaaaatatgctcAGTGTGTAACAAAAATCTATCAGTAGCTAAGAAAGGAAAGCTAGTTCattatttttgcaaaacaaaTCCACAACAACATAATTAGCTACAAGTAGTTGTGAAACACAAGTCTGCATCCCATATATAATTCCTCAAAGTTTAAAACTTTGATTGGGCCTCCCCTTTTACTCTGTCACAACTATGCACATTTAGATACACACACTTTTTCAGAATGATGACAACAGAATTTCTTagtatagaaattttaaaacatgcatATTCAGCATAACATAAGCTGGATTTGGAAGGACTTTGTCTGCAGTGTGTCTACCGGGTCAACGTATCATCATGGTGTATGGCAGTTGGTTAGTgtcacatttttaaaacttctaatgcATATATAAAAGAATGAAATAACAACCATTCCTTAATCTTCACTTAGCTATGAAGTGAGGCAGTATGTGATCAAATCTATTAAGAATCCTTAGGGATTCACAAGATTCGATCACATGGCCATCCAACTTCATATCACATGAAGTTTTTAGATTGATTATCTATTTCTTATGTAATAATTCAATTTACatctttttcttaatttgtaCATAACATCTTTTCTGTACCGATACAGATTATTGCAAAATTTGtgatacatataaatgtacatcaTTACACAACAAATGAACAATCTACTAAAATGAATTTGTTCATTTGTTGTGTAttgatgtacatttatatgtatcaCAAATTTTGCAATAATCTGTATCTGTACAGAAAAGATGTTGTGtacaaattaagaaaaagatGTAAATTATCTACTAAAATGAGTTGAAATCGAGAACAACACAGTCAAATTAATTAGTATAAATCAGTTTATAGCAATTTTTCACAGATCCTAACAAACATAAACAATTTCTCTGTTAAATCGCAGAATCTCTAAAACTGAGATAAAAAGGAGGACTATAAACCGATGATCGGACATTTCTATTATAAACTATCCACCAGTATACTCCCTGTCTGACAACACGACACCTTCAGTCAACTTGTATTTACTAAAGTGATGTTGTTTTACACAGTTTCACTTGAGTATTACAGTAATTTATTTGTACTACATGACATATTCATTATTTAGGTTTAGTCgtagataggacattctcacATATtcaatttatacatgtagttgctaTCGTTATTCATGAATGAATTCGAATTTCCTTGAAGTTGTTTAACTTCATAACAAAGAGTCTGATCTCGTTATGTTTCACCTAGAGTCTTGATCCCATTGATTATTTTGTCGTATGTCTGTTCCTCATTATCtcccattaaaaaaaatccagtaCAGAAGTAAAGCAGTGTGATTTACAAACTCTAAAACCCAGTCATCTATCTGGAAAGCACACTGCTTGTGAAATGTACAAATGTTCATAAGGTGACAACAgggaaaatataatattactgACATAAAGAGTGTTGAATCTCTTCAGTGGTTAAAACACTGGCTGTGTGGTGTATATGGTGAAGATTTTGAGCCTAGATGTTATATATGCTACCCAAAAATTTTCATCATCTATTCTTCCTGATAATTTCTTTGAATTTCATTTAGATGACTAAAGTTCTCTACCTTTTGCTAATATTCACACAGGGCTTACAAATTACCTTTAGCCAGCACTTTCACAGCTTCCTTTGTTCCTAGATTTCTGAGAGAAAACATGGCCCTGTATCTCTGGAAAATGGGGAGAGACTCATCCAACAAAATCTTCTCCAATTCCACAATCTCCATTTTCCCTGTGGAGGGAGCCGGGTCCACAGACTTATAAGGATTTGGTAGTAAGTTATTCTCATTATCCTTGCTGCTATTTAGCCAATTCAGTCTCTGGAGGGCTAACTGACAGGTTTCTGCAACCTATACAATAATGAAAATCAGATTTAAAGATAGAAATTAGAAACTAAAACTTTTGAAAGCGTCTTAAATTTCTATAAGAATAAGtatgaattttacatatatttaatttctccCATAATCATAACCAAAAAGCTAAACTGCTAATGATTTTGTTCCCCAAAAGTTTTTAATATTTGTtgcttcccccccccccccccccccccccagtgaaAATCAGAATTATCATTGTATATTATTGTATAAGATATTCTATGCTATACTGTTTgcttttattaatgcaaaaatATGACCCTCTGACTCCTCCATGCCACATTTGAATACTATTACATCTATCAGACCAAGACCAACCATAAACATTTCTGTCACACTTTATATCCATCTGATTTAAAATTTGTAGCAGCAACTGCATTTAGAAACACCCAAGGAAATTCCCATAGTTATTTGGGAATAGGTCCCATACCCCTCAGAATAGAAAGTCTATGATGTTTGATAGAAAAATTCATAATTGGAAAATTCATGTTGTCAAATGCATGACAATTTTCAATTAATAAAACACtcataaagaaaatcaaaattgaacAGATGTTGGCCGCGAAACCATAAAAATTGGCTTAGTATCAAATACACCATACTAATGATTTTACCACAAAAATGTCCTCCAGGACGTCTGCTCCCTGGAACTGATTAACCTTTTTTCAATATCCTCAATACTTTTCTCATATGGAGTCATTAAATGttgtgttttacaaattttCCCAGTACTTTAATGTTATGCTTAAGATACTGAATCATGTAGAAATAATAAGTATgtatgattacatgtagttatatcaTATTTAGACGTAAGGGAAACAGTCAATTTctaattttgtgttttgttgtgcatcgataaataaaacataataagCCAAGATGTTTTAAAGATGAATGGTTTTGTTATGTATTATATTATGCCTTTTAAATCAACATTATTACACCTTTGTTTTGCATTATTTATTACACTTTTGTTTAACATTATTACACCTTTCATTAGCGCTATATGCTTTTGCCTCACATTATCATGCCTTTATCTTGTGTTATAATGCCTTTGATTCGCATTATTATGCCTTTagcaatattttttgttttttaaaatgatccTTATTGGCCTTCGTAGTTATTTAACCAAAGAGACTTGATTAATCATTTGTCTCCCATagagaaaagggggggggggggggggggggggcatgaattttataagttttaattttcatgataAGATATGATTGTTAGTTCTGAAAATGATGCAGCAATGAGCTGGCCTTATACTCTGAAGTAAAGGATGGTTACGTGTATTGGTAGTCTGAAGATGGTTACTATTGGTAGTCTGAAGTAAAGGATGGTTACGTGTATTGGTAGTTGGTAGTCTGAAGTAAAGGATGGTTATGTGTATTGGTAGTCTGAAGTAAAGGATGGTTACGTGTATTGGTAGTCTGATGTAAAGGATGGTTACGTGTATTGGTAGTCTGAAGTAAAGGATGGTTACTATTGGTAGTCTGAAGTAAAGGATGGTTACGTGTATTGGTAGTCTGAAGTAAAGGATGGTTACTATTGGTAGTCTGAAGTAAAGGATGGTTACGTGTATTGGTAGTCTGAAGTAAAGGATGGTTATTATTGGTAGTCTGAAGTAAAGGATGGTTACTATTGGTAGTCTGAAGTAATGGATGGTTACGTGTATTGGTAGTCTGATGTAAAGGATGGTTACTATTGGTAGTCTGAAGTAAAGGATGGTTACGTGTATTGGTAGTCTGAAGTAAAGGATGGTTATTATTGGTAGTCTGAAGTAAAGGATGGTTACTATTGGTAGTCTGAAGTAATGGATGGTTACGTGTATTGGTAGTCTGATGTAAAGGATGGTTACGTGTATTGGTACTCTGAAGTAAAGGATGGTTACTATTGGTAGTCTGAAGTAAAGGATGGTTACGTGTATTGGTACTCTGAAGTAAAGGATGGTTATGTGTATTGGTAGTCTGAAGTAATGGATGGTTATGTGTATTGGTAGTCTGAAGTAAAGGATGGTTACTATTGGTAGTCTGAAGTAAAGGATGGTTACATGTATTGGTACTCTGAAGTAAAGGATGGTTACATGTATTGGTACTCTGAAGTAAAGGATGGTTACTATTGGTAGTCTGAAGTAAAGGATGGTTATGTGTATTGGTAGTCTGAAGTAAAGGATGGTTACTATTGGTAGTCTGAAGTAAAGGATGGTTACTATTGGTAGTCTGAAGTAAAGGATGGTTATGTGTATTGGTAGTCTGAAGTAAAGGATGGTTACTATTGGTACTCTGAAGTAAAGGATGGTTATGTGTATTGGTACTCTGAAGTAAAGGATGGTTACTATTGGTAGTCTGATGTAAAGGATGGTTACGTGTATTGGTAGTCTGAAGTAAAGGATGGTTACATGTATTGGTAGTCTGAAGTAAAGGATGGTTACTATTGGTAGTCTGAAGTAAAGGATGGTTACGTGTATTGGTAGTCTGAAGTAAAGGATGGTTATGTGTATTGGTAGTCTGAAGTAAAGGATGGTTACTATTGGTAGTCTGATGTAAAGGATGGCTATGTGTATTGGTAGTCTGAAGTAAAGGATGGTTACTATTGGTAGTCTGATGTAAAGGATGGTTACGTGTATTGGTAGTCTGAAGTAAAGGATGGTTACGTGTATTGGTAGTGTGATGTAAAGGATGGTTATGTGTATTGGTAGTCTGATGTAAAGGATGGTTACGTGTATTGGTAGTCTGAAGTAAAGGATGGTTATGTGTATTGGTAGTCTGAAGTAAAGGATGGTTACATGTATTGGTAGTCTGATGTAAAGGATGGTTACTATTGGTAGTCTGAAGTAAAGGATGGTTACGTGTATTGGTAGTGTGATGTAAAGGATGGTTATGTGTATTGGTAGTGTGATGTAAAGGATGGTTATGTGTATTGGTACTCTGAAGTAAAGGATGGTTATGTGTATTGGTAGTCTGAAGTAAAGGATGGTTATGTGTATTGGTAGTGTGATGTAAAGGATGGTTACTATTGGTAGTGTGATGTAAAGGATGGTTACTATTGGTAGTCTGAAGTAAAGGATGGTTACGTGTATTGGTAGTCTGAAGTAAAGGATGGTTATGTGTATTGGTAGTGTGATGTAAAGGATGGTTACTATTGGTAGTGTGATGTAAAGGATGGTTACTATTGGTAGTCTGAAGTAAAGGATGGTTACGTGTATTGGTAGTCTGAAGTAAAGGATGGTTATGTGTATTGGTAGT
This genomic window from Ostrea edulis chromosome 4, xbOstEdul1.1, whole genome shotgun sequence contains:
- the LOC125672039 gene encoding deoxyhypusine hydroxylase-like, encoding MSTLTDETSVQVVGNILTDATKPLKDRFRALFTLRNIGGEKAIDIISSCFNDTSALLKHELAYCLGQMQDKYALSALSQVLADRSQEPMVRHEAGEALGAIGAQESVSVLKEYLNDPVIEVAETCQLALQRLNWLNSSKDNENNLLPNPYKSVDPAPSTGKMEIVELEKILLDESLPIFQRYRAMFSLRNLGTKEAVKVLAKGLKCTSALFRHEIAYVLGQIQSDACVDELKTNLQDREENPMVRHECAEALGSIATPECTRMLEEYLKDNERVVKESCLVALDISEYENSAQFQYADGLAKLKTVQS